In Molothrus ater isolate BHLD 08-10-18 breed brown headed cowbird chromosome 20, BPBGC_Mater_1.1, whole genome shotgun sequence, the following are encoded in one genomic region:
- the ATP6V1G1 gene encoding V-type proton ATPase subunit G 1: MASQSQGIQQLLQAEKRAAEKVAEARKRKNRRLKQAKEEAQAEIEQYRLQREKEFKAKEAAALGSHGSCTTEVEKETQEKMSVIQQNFQKNREVVMSQLLSLVCDIKPEIHVNYRING; encoded by the exons ATGGCGAGCCAGTCGCAGGgcatccagcagctgctgcaggccgAGAAACGCGCCGCGGAGAAGGTGGCCGAGGCCCGCAAGA ggaagAACCGGAGGCTGAAGCAGGCCAAGGAGGAGGCCCAGGCAGAGATCGAGCAGTACCGCCTGCAGCGGGAGAAGGAGTTCAAGGCCAAGGAGGCAGCG GCCCTTGGCTCCCATGGCAGCTGCACCACTGAAGTGGAGAAGGAGACTCAGGAAAAGATGAGTGTAATCCAGCAGAACTTCCAGAAGAACCGGGAGGTGGTGAtgtcccagctgctgtccctggtgtgTGACATCAAACCCGAGATCCACGTGAATTACCGCATCAATGGCtag
- the TMEM268 gene encoding transmembrane protein 268 isoform X2: MAQKSQTGGNEKNRSSLLYSKSDVKEGALQWVPEPHQGQVLLVLSMDNTCPSSSFDMDLCADKLQSLGIQVPIDPWRRLIQEGVLSPQVRRYLFYSSRGCQIAMAMVFYISLWTNLYSTLQLCSLGHSWGAGVLVTLVALALTVLVILVIDRHQRKLNVNTDVRLAAVNEIFLKHSIILGITDVLDGPHNILQLCFVHFSPQHCLQALAAHITHLQGTQAGLRHRLNKLCVVMDVAAQPELGLEEEAPCEESPLLSRGVTLNKDPVTCSELLHLIPEGPPQAMAQQLLVIFSACYVRLLVTGRLPRASPGGHLGHSSVPCLCQFIQSTLLCS; this comes from the exons ATGGCCCAGAAAAGCCAGACTggtggaaatgagaaaaatagaTCCTCCCTCTTGTACAGCAAGAGTGATGTCAAAGAAGGAGCCCTGCAGTGGGTGCCAG AACCCCATCAAggccaggtgctgctggtgctcagcaTGGACAacacctgccccagctcctcctttgACATGGACCTTTGTGCTGACAAACTGCAGTCCCTTGGCATCCAG GTGCCCATTGATCCATGGAGGAGGCTGATCCAGGAGGGTGTGCTGAGCCCCCAAGTGAGGCGGTACCTGTTCtacagctccaggggctgccagaTTGCCATGGCGATG GTATTCTACATCTCTCTCTGGACAAACCTTTACTCCACCCTCCAGCTGTGTTCCCTGGGCCACTCCTGGGGGGCTGGCGTGCTGGTGACACTGGTGGCCCTGGCTCTCACTGTCCTGGTGATCCTGGTCATTGATAGGCACCAGAGGAAG CTAAACGTGAACACAGATGTGAGGCTGGCAGCTGTCAATGAAATCTTTCTCAAACACAGCATAATCCTGGGGATTACAGATGTCCTGGACGGGCCACACAACATCCTACAA ctgtgctttgtgcacttcagcccccagcactgcctccagGCCCTGGCAGCCCACATCActcacctgcaggggacacag gcaggctTGAGGCACAGGCTGAACAAGCTCTGTGTGGTCATGGATGTGGCAGCTCAGCccgagctggggctggaggaggaggctccATGTGAAGAATCCCCTCTTTTATCCAGAGGGGTGACCCTGAATAAAGATCCTGTGACCTGCAgtgagctcctgcacctcatcCCCGAGGGTCCACCCCAG GCCAtggcccagcagctcctggtgatCTTCAGCGCGTGCTACGTGCGGCTCCTGGTGACAGGCCGGCTGCCTCGGGCCAGCCCCGGGGGACACCTGGGCCACAGCAGCGTCCCCTGCCTCTGCCAGTTCATCCAgagcaccctgctctgctcctga
- the TMEM268 gene encoding transmembrane protein 268 isoform X1 has translation MAQKSQTGGNEKNRSSLLYSKSDVKEGALQWVPEPHQGQVLLVLSMDNTCPSSSFDMDLCADKLQSLGIQVPIDPWRRLIQEGVLSPQVRRYLFYSSRGCQIAMAMVFYISLWTNLYSTLQLCSLGHSWGAGVLVTLVALALTVLVILVIDRHQRKLNVNTDVRLAAVNEIFLKHSIILGITDVLDGPHNILQLCFVHFSPQHCLQALAAHITHLQGTQAGLRHRLNKLCVVMDVAAQPELGLEEEAPCEESPLLSRGVTLNKDPVTCSELLHLIPEGPPQVRRNIPFIEAPNHPRGISAPKLIPAMGDLTFFSSRSTWKPTQTFSSPGAARRRRRKPLKT, from the exons ATGGCCCAGAAAAGCCAGACTggtggaaatgagaaaaatagaTCCTCCCTCTTGTACAGCAAGAGTGATGTCAAAGAAGGAGCCCTGCAGTGGGTGCCAG AACCCCATCAAggccaggtgctgctggtgctcagcaTGGACAacacctgccccagctcctcctttgACATGGACCTTTGTGCTGACAAACTGCAGTCCCTTGGCATCCAG GTGCCCATTGATCCATGGAGGAGGCTGATCCAGGAGGGTGTGCTGAGCCCCCAAGTGAGGCGGTACCTGTTCtacagctccaggggctgccagaTTGCCATGGCGATG GTATTCTACATCTCTCTCTGGACAAACCTTTACTCCACCCTCCAGCTGTGTTCCCTGGGCCACTCCTGGGGGGCTGGCGTGCTGGTGACACTGGTGGCCCTGGCTCTCACTGTCCTGGTGATCCTGGTCATTGATAGGCACCAGAGGAAG CTAAACGTGAACACAGATGTGAGGCTGGCAGCTGTCAATGAAATCTTTCTCAAACACAGCATAATCCTGGGGATTACAGATGTCCTGGACGGGCCACACAACATCCTACAA ctgtgctttgtgcacttcagcccccagcactgcctccagGCCCTGGCAGCCCACATCActcacctgcaggggacacag gcaggctTGAGGCACAGGCTGAACAAGCTCTGTGTGGTCATGGATGTGGCAGCTCAGCccgagctggggctggaggaggaggctccATGTGAAGAATCCCCTCTTTTATCCAGAGGGGTGACCCTGAATAAAGATCCTGTGACCTGCAgtgagctcctgcacctcatcCCCGAGGGTCCACCCCAGGTGAGGAGAAATATCCCCTTTATAGAGGCACCAAATCACCCCCGAGGCATCTCAGCTCCAAAACTCATCCCAGCCATGGGGGACCTCACTTTTTTCTCCAGCAGAAGCACCTGGAAGCCCACACAGACCTTCTCCagtcctggtgctgccaggaggaggaggaggaaaccCTTAAAAACCTGA